ACAGGCGTCCAGATGACGCCGTACGTCCGTGCCGCGCCCGGCGGGGAGCAGGCCTTCGGCGAGGTCGGAGATCTCCGTGACGTCCGGGTGCCCGGCCGCGTCGGTCGTCGCTGTCACGCTCGCCCACCTCCGCCCTTCACTGCGGCTGAATCGGTCGGTCCCGGATCCCGGAGACCTCCGTCGGAAGACTCCGTTGCGGATGGGACGGATGCCTCTTGCACCCGGTTCCGTCCCCGGCCACTCTCTTCTTCGCCGGCGGACGCGTCGGGCCGGGGGGCTCCTCCACGAGTGGGGCGCAGATGGGTGAGTAGCGGCAGCAGCCGGGCTCTGCCCCGGGCGCAGCGGCTCTTCACCGTCCCCGTGGGCACGTCGAGGATCCGGGCCGCCTCGGCGACCGGGTAGCCCTGCATGTCCACGAGGACCAGCGCGGCGCGCTGCTCCGGCGGCAGCGTGCCGAGCGCCTCGACGAGCTGGCGGTGCAGATCGTTGCGCTCGGCCGGCGCCGAGGCGGACTCGTGCGGCTCCAGCAGCTGCTCCAGCCGCTCGGTGTCGTCCACCGGGGCGGTCTTGCGGGAGGCCGCCTTGCGGGCGCGGTCCAGGCAGGCGTTGACCGTGATCCGGTGCAGCCAGGTCGTCACCGCCGACTGCCCCCGGAAGGTGTGCGCGGCACGGTAGGCGGACACCAGGGCGTCCTGCACCGCGTCGGCTGCCTCCTCGCGGTCGCCGAGCGTCCTCAGTGCGACCGCCCAGAGCCGGTCCCGGTGCCGCCGTACGATCTCGGCGAAGGCGTCGGGGTCGCCCTGCACATGGCGGGCGAGCAGCTCCTGGTCGCCCACCCCGGCGTATTCGACGCCCTCCGCCATCTGTCCCCTCCGGTCCGGGTGAGACGTCAGCCCGTGAACTTCACTTCGCCGATGGCCTGCTTGTAACCGGCGCTGGCGTACAGCTGGGAGTCGTAGCCGGAGTTCGGCACGGCCGTCAGCCACACCAGGACGTACCGCGTCTTCAGCTGCTTGCCGACCTTCACGGTGGCGGTGGTGCCGGTGGTGGTGGTACTGCCGATCCGGGTCATCGAGTCCAGCGACGGCGGGTTCAGCGAGTCCGCCGCGTACAGCTCGACGGTGGTGTGGTCGCCGCCGTAGCGCAGGTTGAGCGTGGCGGTGCCGAGCTGGGTGGACGAGCCGAGGTCGTAGACGATGCCCACGCCCGGCTTGTACGGCGCGAAGGACGGCCCCTCGTTGAAGGACTTGGTCTTCCAGTAGGTCGACGGATTGCCGTCGTACGTCTTGGCGACGTCTCCGGGGCTCTGGGCGTCGCCCTTGGCGACGAACTCCTGGCCGCCCTGGATCTTTATCGGCGTCGTCTTCGGCCGGCCGGCGGTCTTGTCGCCGTCGTCGGTGGTCTGGCTCTTGTTGGTGTCGTTCGACTTGCCGCCCTGGTCCATCAGGGCGTCGGCCAGCTGCCAGCTGCCGAGCCCGAGGGCGGCGATGAGGAGGGCGGAGACCGCCCACTTCAGGGCCTTGCCGGTGCGGCTCTGCAGCGGGGGCGGCGGTGGCGCGATCGGCTGGGTGGCGCCGGGGTGCACCGGCGGGCGGCCGTAGGTGCCCTGCTGGTACGTCGTGCGCTGGTACTCCGGCGGCGCGGTGAACGTCGGCTCCGGCGGGCGGATGCGGGGCATCTCGCTGATCGCCTTCACCAGCTCCTCGGGCGTGGTGCACGGGGCCTCGTGCCGGGACGCGGTGGCGCCGTCGTTGACGAGGGCCCGCATGGCCAGCTCGGACAGACCGCGGTGGACGCCGGCCCGCACCTGGTCCGGTGCGATGAGGCCGATGTCCTTCGGGAGGCCCGACAGGCCGTAGGCGTCGTTCTCGTAGGGCCAGCGCTGGGTCAGCGCCGCGTACAGCAGGGCGCCGATGGCCTCCGTGTCGGTGCGCTGCGGGGTGTCGGAGCTGATGCCGCGCAGCGCGGCGTTCACCGCGAGGCCGCGGATACGCCACTGACCGGTCGAGGTGCGCAGCACGGCGTTGGGGTTCAGCCGCAGATGGGCGAGGCCCTCACGGTGCGCGGCGGCCATGGCGGAGGCCACCTGACTGACCATCTGGTAGGCGTCGT
This Streptomyces misionensis DNA region includes the following protein-coding sequences:
- the sigM gene encoding RNA polymerase sigma factor SigM; amino-acid sequence: MAEGVEYAGVGDQELLARHVQGDPDAFAEIVRRHRDRLWAVALRTLGDREEAADAVQDALVSAYRAAHTFRGQSAVTTWLHRITVNACLDRARKAASRKTAPVDDTERLEQLLEPHESASAPAERNDLHRQLVEALGTLPPEQRAALVLVDMQGYPVAEAARILDVPTGTVKSRCARGRARLLPLLTHLRPTRGGAPRPDASAGEEESGRGRNRVQEASVPSATESSDGGLRDPGPTDSAAVKGGGGRA
- a CDS encoding protein kinase family protein; this encodes MAERSTAAVDVADNSGEQPLTAKADQSTADGVAKNPERDTDGDGAQGSDAKGSLKQASPPELHSGHKLARRYRLEECVTRLDGFSSWRAVDEKLRRAVGVHVLPADHARARSVLAAARSSALLGDPRFVQVLDAVEENDLVYVVHEWLPDATELTTLLTAGPLEPHDAYQMVSQVASAMAAAHREGLAHLRLNPNAVLRTSTGQWRIRGLAVNAALRGISSDTPQRTDTEAIGALLYAALTQRWPYENDAYGLSGLPKDIGLIAPDQVRAGVHRGLSELAMRALVNDGATASRHEAPCTTPEELVKAISEMPRIRPPEPTFTAPPEYQRTTYQQGTYGRPPVHPGATQPIAPPPPPLQSRTGKALKWAVSALLIAALGLGSWQLADALMDQGGKSNDTNKSQTTDDGDKTAGRPKTTPIKIQGGQEFVAKGDAQSPGDVAKTYDGNPSTYWKTKSFNEGPSFAPYKPGVGIVYDLGSSTQLGTATLNLRYGGDHTTVELYAADSLNPPSLDSMTRIGSTTTTGTTATVKVGKQLKTRYVLVWLTAVPNSGYDSQLYASAGYKQAIGEVKFTG